The Haloarchaeobius amylolyticus genome window below encodes:
- the nadA gene encoding quinolinate synthase NadA, protein MPKMETANFETELSLFKYDNLEQLPPEYRELTEDERTERIEAAKAELGDDVVILGHNYQRREIVDHSDFIGDSYQLSVEAANADAKYVVFGGVTFMAESADIITDDGQTVILPSMEASCPMAGMAEALQVDAAWEEITSAAPDADIIPITYMNSYADLKAFCAEQGGLVCTSSNAHRAFEWAFERGDKVLFLPDKHLGENTAHRLGMQDNMAEWDPWDPEGKDAEQVAKSDIILWDGYCQVHERFRVDHIEQVREDHPDAKVIVHPECRREVVEAADKSGSTATITETVENADPGETWAIGTEIHLTNHLQRWHPEVNVLPLCGDACMDCNAMRQIDPNYLTWVLEELVAGRERNVIEVAPEEKELAKVALDRMLEV, encoded by the coding sequence GTGCCAAAGATGGAAACTGCGAACTTCGAGACGGAGCTGAGTCTCTTCAAGTACGACAATCTCGAACAGCTCCCGCCGGAGTACCGCGAACTCACGGAAGACGAACGGACCGAACGCATCGAGGCCGCGAAGGCCGAACTCGGCGACGACGTGGTCATCCTCGGCCACAACTACCAGCGCCGCGAGATCGTCGACCACTCGGACTTCATCGGTGACTCCTACCAGCTGAGCGTCGAGGCGGCCAACGCCGACGCGAAGTACGTCGTCTTCGGGGGTGTGACGTTCATGGCGGAGTCGGCCGACATCATCACCGACGACGGCCAGACCGTCATCCTGCCGAGCATGGAGGCCTCCTGCCCGATGGCCGGGATGGCCGAGGCGCTGCAGGTCGACGCCGCCTGGGAGGAGATCACGAGTGCGGCGCCCGACGCCGACATCATCCCCATCACGTACATGAACAGCTACGCCGACCTGAAGGCGTTCTGCGCCGAGCAGGGCGGGCTGGTCTGTACGTCCTCGAACGCCCACCGCGCCTTCGAGTGGGCCTTCGAGCGCGGCGACAAGGTGCTGTTCCTGCCGGACAAGCACCTCGGCGAGAACACGGCCCACCGGCTCGGCATGCAGGACAACATGGCCGAGTGGGACCCGTGGGACCCCGAGGGCAAGGACGCCGAGCAGGTCGCGAAGTCGGACATCATCCTCTGGGACGGCTACTGCCAGGTCCACGAGCGCTTCCGCGTCGACCACATCGAGCAGGTGCGCGAGGACCACCCGGACGCGAAGGTCATCGTCCACCCCGAGTGCCGCCGCGAGGTCGTCGAGGCCGCCGACAAGTCGGGGAGCACGGCGACTATCACGGAGACGGTCGAGAACGCCGACCCCGGCGAGACGTGGGCCATCGGCACGGAGATACACCTCACGAACCACCTCCAGCGCTGGCACCCAGAGGTGAACGTGCTTCCCCTCTGTGGCGACGCCTGCATGGACTGCAACGCGATGCGCCAGATCGACCCGAACTACCTGACGTGGGTGCTGGAGGAACTGGTCGCGGGCCGCGAGCGCAACGTCATCGAGGTCGCCCCGGAGGAGAAGGAACTGGCGAAGGTGGCGCTGGACCGGATGCTGGAGGTGTAG